Part of the Microthrixaceae bacterium genome, ATGTGGAACTCGAACAACTCTACGTCTACGTGCTCACCGACGTTCGGGTTCCCGAGGACCGACGTCTCGCGGTTGCGGAGTTGTTCACCCGCGCCAACTACGGCATGCGGATCGGGAACTTCGAACTCGACCTGCGCGACGGTGAGGTGCGCTACAAGTCGAGCGTCGACTTCGAACACAACGCGCTTACGGCGAGCCTTGCCATGAATGCCTTGATGCCGGCGCTCGGCACGATG contains:
- a CDS encoding YbjN domain-containing protein, whose product is MGDTENDAIDLEHANGWLAFEMLGQLLDQEEFHPEQMSETTAYRFGVAGTNGNFRVVVHCNVELEQLYVYVLTDVRVPEDRRLAVAELFTRANYGMRIGNFELDLRDGEVRYKSSVDFEHNALTASLAMNALMPALGTM